The genomic region GGTTCACCGTTTCTCCCAAAAGTTCGTTGGAGCTGTATTCGGAAATCGAATTAAAAATTCCTAATGCACATGTGGCGACTCGATGCGCGGCCTCGACATCCGTTTCTTCCTCTTTTTTTTCGAAACTGACCAACACGGAGTCGCCCGCAAATTGATAAACCGCTCCTCCCCATTCGTTGAGATGTTTTAACAGCGCGGTGTAGTAATTGGAAAGAACGGTTTGTAAAGCGTCGATGCCTCGGGTTCCTTTTGCAGCTAACGCGAGAGTGGTGGGAGTAAACCCGACAACGTCGAAAAATAGAACGGCGCCGTGAAACGATTGGGATCGTTGCAGTTTCGATTCGTTGGAATCCGCCAACCTCCGAACGATCGCGGAGGGGAGATAAGGTCTGATCAGTTCCAGTGTGTCTTTGATGGATTCCGTTGCGCTATTCATATTAATCCTAAAAACGAATGTTATTTTTGTGTATTTAATTCTGCAAGCCTGTTAGACGAATATTTTTGGCTAAAAATTCTCCACATTGTTTCCGTGCTTGCAGAATTATGATTTTTTTACTAAAGTTTCGCTGTCGGCTTAATTCCCGTAATCCCCTCCGCAACTCTTTCCGAAAGAGCGGCGATCGTCATGGATGGATTGGCTCCGATCGCGGTCGGAGACAAACTTCCGTCCGCAACATACAATCCTTGATACGAAAAAACCTGACCGAATGTCTTGGAATCCGCGGATGTCACAGAGTTCGCTTTCGAATTCCCGAGTATACAACCGCCTAACGGGTGTACGGAGACGTTGTTACGAATCGGCCAAGCCCAAGTGGGAAGAGGAAAGTAAGAATCCGCTTTGATAAACGAAGCGAAGTCCTTCATCACTCCGAGAATCGCTTGATAAAGCGACATACTGTTCTTTTGCGGCCATTGAACTTGAAATCCTCTTTTTCGATCCCATACCATTCTTCCGTCCGCGCGATCGATTCCCATACAAAGCAAAACCGCCGACGTATAGGACAAATCGCCCTTCATCAGTTCGCTCAATAGATAACCGACCTTTCCGAAAATTTTTCCGCTCAAAAATCGTTTGAACAATTCTCCGATCATGTGAAAGAAAAATCCGATTCTTAAAAACCAAGGAATCGCCGCTTCCGCAAAGTAAGAAGCGAAGACGGGATAACTCGCGTCCTGAAGTACGAACGCTTTTTTCGGATCGTAACTCTTGAATAAATTATAATCCGTGTATTGAGTGATAACTGGACCATAGTTCGGATTGGCGGGTTCTTTCCCTTTCACGGCAAAGGATAAGAAATCTCCGTTACCGGAAAATTGAAGTCCGAGATGATCGGAAATATCCGGAAGCGTTTTGAATTCTTCCTTACATTTCAAAAGAAGTTCGGTACTTCCTAACGTGCCCGCGGAGACGACGACTCGTTTCGTTACGACCGAAGTGAGTTCTTTCGTTTTTCCTCCGAGATCCCTGTAGTAAACCCTGTATCCGTTTTCTCCGTGCGCGGACGGGTTGTCGTTTCCGTCCGGTCCGAGAGGAACGATCTTATGAACGAGATGTTCGGTTCGAACGTCCGCTTTGTATTTATTCTCCGCAACGAACAGATAATTCAAATCCAGCGTGTTTTTGGAATGTGTGTTGCATCCGATATCGCATTCCGCGCAATACACGCAGGAAGTCTGAACCGCGCCGTAACGATTCTTTTCCTGAAGTCCGATCTCGGTCGGTTTTTTAAAATCGTTTCCGAAGAATACGTTGATGTCCGCGAGTTTGGATTCTCTTCCCGCGGACTTTGCGAACTTTTGATAGAGTTCGGTGCGTACGATTTTTCTACGCGGATCGTCGTTGATCGGAATCGGTCTCGAACCCAAAACCTCTTTTACGATTTTGTAATACGATGTAAGACTTTTCTTTTTTACGTTTGCGGGCCAGCGTTCGTCGAAGATATGATCGGGCGGTTCGAGAAACACGTTCGCATAAATCAACGAACCTCCGCCCAATCCCGCGGAGATCACGACGTCCATATGTTTGTAGTTCCGAATGTCGAACAATCCGGTTTGATTCAGCTTGGACAACTTTTTCGGACGAACCTTGGAGCTGTTCTCCTCGGGAACGTTCCAAAAATTCTTGGACATATCGTGCGGAGAACGCGGAAAGGAGCCCTTCGGATAACGTTTTCCCCGTTCCAGAATCAAAACCTGTCCCGGCCACTTTTTACTCAGTCTACAACCGTTTACGGCTCCGCCGAAACCGGTACCAATCACAACCGCTTCATATTTTTTCATTACAACCCCAAAGAATATATGTGTATATTAGAATAAACTAAACTCAAAATGATTCAGAAGATAAATCCCGATGATCAGGGCGCCCAAAAACGAAAGAAAGGAAAAGATAAAATGAAACTTATCCCATTTTTCCAAGGACTTGAATCCCTTATAAATCCGTTTCGAAGACCACTTAGGCAATTCCTCGATTTCGTCTCCGAGTTGATGAAGATCGAAAAAGCTGAACAGGATCAGGAAGAATGTCAACACGAGAAGAAGAGGATTGATTCCGCCCGAAATCGTACAAAACACTTCACCCGTATAACTCAGATTATCCCAGCACACGAAGGTGCGCGCGGCGATCCAAGCGACCAGAACGGGAAAACCCGCGAATACGATCAGCACTTCTCCCCAGATCGACTTATTCTTTACTTTCTTTTTTCTTTTTTTACGGGGATTTTCTTCGCTTAACGATTCTGCCATAGGTCGTCTCCCTCATAGAGTTCGATTTGTTTGCGCGATTTCTCATCATTGAAATAGCCGAGACGTTTCCAAACGTCCAAAGAAACCTGTTTATAAATTTTCCAAGAACCTCCGCAATTCGGAGTGAAAGGAATATCTTTTTGTTCCACGACCTTTTCCACGTATTCCTGACAATTCTTTGCGGGATAACGTTCCTTTTGAATCGGATTGTATTTCGGATACGATTTGGATTCGGTCAAACGATTGAGAAGAATTTTCCGAAGTCGATCCTCGCACTTGGAACCGAAGATACAATGCCAAGGATTGTTGTTCGTAAGTTCCTTCGCTTTCGGAAAGTCGTCGTTGATCACGACGTCTTTTAAGTTCGAACGAAACAAACCCGGAATTCCTTTTGCGTAATTCTCCCAATCGGAAACGCGTTCCATACTATGAACCGGATGATCGGGTAAGGTCATATCGGAAGCGTGCCCTCTTCCGGTGGGATACATCTTCTTATCGTTTCGTAGTTTACGATGTGCAAACGAATCTCCCAAAAGATGAAACGCAAAACCCAACGCACAAAGTTTTTCGGGAGGTTTTTCTTTTTTGGAAGTAAGCTCGGTGCGAAGACGATCGAGCGTAACAAGCGCGACGTTTCTTAGATGTTCGCTGTCGCCTCCGGTCAAACCGTGAAGCAACTGTTGTACTTCCGCCATTCTTCCCAAGGTCTTAGGCGAACCCTGATCGGTAAAAACCCAAAGCAGATAATCGAACGGATGTTTAAACGCCAACTTTTGGTAAACTGAAATCGCATCCAATTCGGGAACCTCGTCCGGAAGCTGAGTGCAAAAAGCTACGAGTGCGGTTTCATCCTTTGTCAACGGAGAAGGCGTATGAAAATTATTCAAAACGGTTTGCACCGTATAAAAATGTCCGTCCTCCTGATACGAATATAGGCTGTGACATAACAACAAAAGGAGAACGGAAAAGAATTTAGTCAATTTCTTCCAAAACATAAATCGACAATAAATACTTTTTTTAACAACAATTGCAACAATAGTTTACTTCCGTGACAATTTTCCTGACATTTTTTAGGAAAAGCTCGAAGTTCTTAAAGAACGAAGCGTCGTGTTTGAAATTCGAAAAATATGCTTGTAAAAGAGGCGTTCCGATTCATTCTCCCCTGGATCTTTTACGATTTGAGAATTCTTTTTTTAAATAGGATCTTTTTCGGCCGTTATCCATCCTTTAAGGAGTTTCGGCAGAACGACGGATCACCGTTTCGGAACGCGGCTTTTCCGTTTTAGAAAGAAACAAATGAGTCATCAGTTTAGAATTTTTGCATATACATTTCTTTTACATTCGATCTTTTCGTTTTCGATTTCCGCACAAGAATCGATCGACCTCGTTAAAACCTGCGATTCAAAGGGAGAATGTAAGCCGAAAACCTGGCGTATTCTCGATCGATACGAAGACAAATTCTTAAACGAGAACTTCGCTCCCGACGCGGAATGGAAACGAGTCGAATCCTTTCCGATCTGGACGAATAAGTTTTATCCGTACAAATCTTCCGTTCATACGTTTTCGTTTTATGCCGAGTTCGATTTGCCTCGCGACTTTTTAAAAAGTTCCTTGGAACCCGGAATTCGTTTCGGTGAAATCGGAGAAGTCTTCGAAGTATACATCAACGGAAAACAGATCGCAAACGAGGGAGAATTTTCCGAAAACAAAATTTCGTTTCATAGAACCGTTCGCGGTCAGGTTTACGAAATCGACCGGAAGATTCTAAAACCGACGGACAACCGTCTTTTGATCAAAATTTCCGGAGATCCCAAGTTCGATCATACCGGATTTTATCTGACCTCCGGTTACGAAGTAGGATATTATAAAGATCTTATATACAAAGAACAGGATAGAATCACGCTCATTCTGATCGGGATCTACATCACCACGGGTTTGTATCATCTTTTTCTTTTTATCAAACGAAGAAAGGAAAGATACAATCTTACGTTCGGTTTGTTCGCGCTTTTGATCGGACTTTATATCTACACGAGGACCTCCGCCGTTTTCGAAAATCCGCTCGATTCCACACTCATTCAAAGAATCGAACTGATCGGTTTGTATATCTGCGTCTCCTGTTATTTTACGTTTATGAGCCAGTTGTTCAACGGAAGGACGATACGGCCGATTTTTTATTATTCCGTTTTTAACGTCCTTTTAACGATTCCGACCTTTTTTGCGCCGATGTATATCTGCGAATATCTGCTTCGAGTTTGGCAGATCGGCGCGCTTTTCTTTGCGGTTCCGATGAACTTTTACGTTTTGATCCAAGGAATCCGCCACAAACTTCCCGCGGCAAAACGATTGTTTTTGGGAACGGTCGTAATCACCTTTACCGCGTTTTACGACGTTTTGGATTCGATGTTTTTCAACACCGGTTTCGCGTTCAGCAAATACGGATTCTTTTTTTACGTGATGGGAATCGCCACCATTCTCGCGGAACGATTCAGCGAACTACACGCAAAAACGGAAGAACTCAACGCAAACCTCGAACAAAGAGTGGAAGAACGCACCAAAGAACTTTCGGAAACATTAGAAAATTTGAGTATTCTAAAGGATCAACAGGACGGGGATTATTTTCTCACTTCGCTTCTCATCAACCCTCTCGGTCAAAACAACGCAAAAAGCAAAAACGTTAAGATAGAATTTTTTATCAAACAGAAGAAACGATTTCATTTTAAAAACAGGGACAACGAGATCGGAGGCGATCTTTGTAAAACCGAAAGTATTCTTTTAAAGGGAAAAAGGGTCACCGTTTTTTTCAACGCGGACGCGATGGGAAAATCCATGCAAGGCGCCGGCGGCGCTCTCGTCTTGGGCGCGGTTTTCAAATCCATCATAGAAAGAACGAGATTCAGTTCCTTTATGAAGGATCTTTATCCGGAACGATGGCTTAAAAACGCATTCATAGAATTGCATAGAGTTTTCGAAAGTTTCGAAGGTTCCATGCTCGTATCGATCGTGTTAGGCGCAATCGAGGACGATACGGGATTCGTATATTACATGAACGCGGAACATCCGTATTCGATTCTTTACAGAGACGGAATCGCTTCCTTCTTGGGGGAAAATCATTTTTACAGAAAATTGGGTTCGCAACTCGTGGAAGGCGCGTTGTCCGTTCAGACGTTTCAGTTTATGCCGGGAGACGTTTTGTTCAACGGCTCGGACGGAAGAGACGATATTCTTTTGGAAAACATAGACGGCAAAAAGAATATGAACTACGACGAGACAAGAATTCTCCGCATCGTGGAAGAATCGAAGGGAAATTTGGAAAGAATCAATTCTCAACTGAATCGGGAAGGAGTTCTCACGGACGATCTTTCCATTATGAGAATCGAATGGAACGGTCAAGTTCCGAAAAGAGTACGAATCAAACTCGCAAAAAGGGATAAGAAGTCCTTGGATAAATTCTTTTCCGAGATCCAAGAAGGAAAACAAACGCACCCGGCCGCGCTCCGGGAACTGAGTCTTTCCTACTTTCGTTTGAGAGAATATGTTAAAGCGACATTCTGCGCTCAGGAATATCTCACTGCCGTTCCGTCCGACGATACGATGATCGGTTATACTTCGAGAATGCTCCGCAAAGCGGGCGATATGAATCAAGCGGTGGACGTGGGAGAAAGACTCAGGACCAGAGATCCTAAAAACGCGCGCAATCTCAGAAATCTGATCCGAGCCTACAAGGGTTTGAAGAACTCGGATCGTATCGCGAAGCTCGAGGAAATTCTCCGATCCTTAAACGGTAAAAAATCGTTCGACCGGACCTCCTTGAACTGACTCGATTCTTCTTTAGAAAAGTCTAATAGAAAACGGCGCCGATAAAACGAAGTCGAAAAAATCCGCGATCGGCTCGGGAAAGTTTTTCTTTTAAGAGAACCGATTCTCAACAACGGACCGTTTTTTCTGTTTACAGAGCCGTGGCTCCGCTATTCTGGGAAAGGTATCATTCTAAACTCGGAAGAACTCATGGGAAATCACCATCATCACTCTCATAACCATTCTCACGATCACTCGCATCATTCCCACGGTCATCATCACGGAAGCGCGAGTAAAAGTCTCGTGATCGCCATGTTGTTCAATTTGTTGTATGCGGGTATCGAAGCGGGAATCGGTCTTTGGAGCGGCTCCCTCGCTTTGATTTCGGACGCCGGGCATAACTTGATGGATGTCAGTTCTCTGCTACTCGCTTGGATCGCGGTCAAACTTCAGGATCGAGGACCTTCTCCCGGGTTTACATATGGTTGGAAAAAATCGACGATCCTCGTGAGTTTACTCAATTCGATTTTGATTTTCGGCACGGTTCTTTTTATCGCTCACGAATCCATCGAAAAGTTGGCAAGACCGACTCCGGTTCAGGGAGGAACGATCGCGATCGTCGCCTTGATCGGAGTGATCGTCAACTTCTCTTCTT from Leptospira kmetyi serovar Malaysia str. Bejo-Iso9 harbors:
- a CDS encoding SpoIIE family protein phosphatase — encoded protein: MSHQFRIFAYTFLLHSIFSFSISAQESIDLVKTCDSKGECKPKTWRILDRYEDKFLNENFAPDAEWKRVESFPIWTNKFYPYKSSVHTFSFYAEFDLPRDFLKSSLEPGIRFGEIGEVFEVYINGKQIANEGEFSENKISFHRTVRGQVYEIDRKILKPTDNRLLIKISGDPKFDHTGFYLTSGYEVGYYKDLIYKEQDRITLILIGIYITTGLYHLFLFIKRRKERYNLTFGLFALLIGLYIYTRTSAVFENPLDSTLIQRIELIGLYICVSCYFTFMSQLFNGRTIRPIFYYSVFNVLLTIPTFFAPMYICEYLLRVWQIGALFFAVPMNFYVLIQGIRHKLPAAKRLFLGTVVITFTAFYDVLDSMFFNTGFAFSKYGFFFYVMGIATILAERFSELHAKTEELNANLEQRVEERTKELSETLENLSILKDQQDGDYFLTSLLINPLGQNNAKSKNVKIEFFIKQKKRFHFKNRDNEIGGDLCKTESILLKGKRVTVFFNADAMGKSMQGAGGALVLGAVFKSIIERTRFSSFMKDLYPERWLKNAFIELHRVFESFEGSMLVSIVLGAIEDDTGFVYYMNAEHPYSILYRDGIASFLGENHFYRKLGSQLVEGALSVQTFQFMPGDVLFNGSDGRDDILLENIDGKKNMNYDETRILRIVEESKGNLERINSQLNREGVLTDDLSIMRIEWNGQVPKRVRIKLAKRDKKSLDKFFSEIQEGKQTHPAALRELSLSYFRLREYVKATFCAQEYLTAVPSDDTMIGYTSRMLRKAGDMNQAVDVGERLRTRDPKNARNLRNLIRAYKGLKNSDRIAKLEEILRSLNGKKSFDRTSLN
- a CDS encoding GMC oxidoreductase is translated as MKKYEAVVIGTGFGGAVNGCRLSKKWPGQVLILERGKRYPKGSFPRSPHDMSKNFWNVPEENSSKVRPKKLSKLNQTGLFDIRNYKHMDVVISAGLGGGSLIYANVFLEPPDHIFDERWPANVKKKSLTSYYKIVKEVLGSRPIPINDDPRRKIVRTELYQKFAKSAGRESKLADINVFFGNDFKKPTEIGLQEKNRYGAVQTSCVYCAECDIGCNTHSKNTLDLNYLFVAENKYKADVRTEHLVHKIVPLGPDGNDNPSAHGENGYRVYYRDLGGKTKELTSVVTKRVVVSAGTLGSTELLLKCKEEFKTLPDISDHLGLQFSGNGDFLSFAVKGKEPANPNYGPVITQYTDYNLFKSYDPKKAFVLQDASYPVFASYFAEAAIPWFLRIGFFFHMIGELFKRFLSGKIFGKVGYLLSELMKGDLSYTSAVLLCMGIDRADGRMVWDRKRGFQVQWPQKNSMSLYQAILGVMKDFASFIKADSYFPLPTWAWPIRNNVSVHPLGGCILGNSKANSVTSADSKTFGQVFSYQGLYVADGSLSPTAIGANPSMTIAALSERVAEGITGIKPTAKL